The genomic stretch GCTGTTGAGTCTCTTTTGGAAAGTCTTTGTATTCTCTTTTAACAGCATCGTTCACAAAGGCAAACTGTTTCATGATTAGTAAATTTCTAATAGTTAATATAATTTATATTGTAAAAACCGCATGATAGCTAATAAAAAAGACCCCTATCGCTTCTAGTTGCTTGTTTTCAGGCTTGTGATTGCAGACAATCAGGCAATCAATAGTTATAAAAATATCAGGAATGCAGAGGTTTATAGATAGGCGTAGCTAATGATTTCTTTTTGACAGAAAAATTTAGTCAAACCAAGACATTTCCTAGATTAAACTTACTCAATACATACTAGATAATTTCTTTTCTCTACAAAAATATATAAGCAACTTTATGAAATTAGAAAATAACAATGAACGACCATTACTAGAAGCAACGCTTGAAAATATCGAAGTTATTTTTGATATTGCTAGCGATGGAAATTTCTGGAGTGAAGTGCCTGTAGTTAACGTGAGTTCGACGGAGTAGACAGAAGCAAAAGAAAAGCTGAGACTAGGTTTGAAGCAAAAAAGGTCTCAGCAATATGAACAATATCGTATCGCACTTAGATATCACACGAATCTTCTGTGAAGTAGATGATTTTTGCCAAAGTTTTGAAAAACACTGGGAAGAGCAACCAATGTTGCCATCAATGATAGGAGAAAGAAAAAGTCGTTCCAGAATGAGACTGAGTGAAGTGATGACGATAGCGATCGCCTTTCATGGGTCAGGATATAAAACCTTCAAAGAGTTCTATACCCTAACTGTAATACCGTTTTGGCGAAAAGCTTTTCCGCACTTAGTAAGCTACACCCGTTTTGTCGAGCTAATGCCTTGGACAATGATGTTGTTATGTTGCTTTCTCCATACCCGTAAAGGAGAAGTAACAGGGATATCATTCATTGACTCCACGCCAATAAATGTCTGTGTCCCTTGCCGCGCCCACGCTCACAAAGTATTTAAAGGAATGGTCAATTGGGGCAAAAACTCAGTCGGATGGCACTTTGGTTTCAAACTACATTTGATTATTAATGACAAAGGGGAATTGCTTGCTTTCAAACTCACACCAGCCAATGTCGATGACCGTGAACCTGTGCCTGAGATGGCTCAAGACCTCTTTGGTCAATTGTTTGGTGACCGTGGTTATATCTCCCAAAAGTTGTTTGAAAAGCTCTATGAACAAGGTTTGCAACTGATTACCAAGCGCAAGAAAAATATGAAAAACTGTCTGGTCAAGTTGATTGACAAAATTCTGCTTCGCAAGCGCGCAATTATTGAGTCCGTCAATGACCAACTCAAGAACATTTCTCAGATTGAGCATTCTCGTCATCGCAGCTTTTTCAATTTTCTCGTTAATCTTCTTGCTGGCTTAGTTGCCTATACCTATCGCCAGTCTAAACCTGCTTTAGATCTTCAGCCTAAAGGCTTGCCTGCTCTTCCTCCTGCCATCTTTTAGTTCGTCGAACTCACGTTGTAGTTAGCACAGCATTCAAGTTACTTCGTGCTTCTGATACAATTCGAGAAAAACTATTTGCTAAAAAGATATCTATCTTCTTTGACGAATTAAATAGAGTTCCTGATTCAACTAGAAAACAAATGAGGCAAAAGATTGTAGAGTCCCCACAAGAGTTAGAAGAAGTTGGCAATACACTTTTAATGGTCTTGGATAAAGTGACCGAATTCAACAAGCCCAGATTACTTGGAAATCTTTTTGTTGCTTATCTTGATAATATCATTTCTAAAGAAGATATGCTAAGGCTAATCTATGCCGTAGAAGTTGCATTTGCGGATGATCTGCGGAAGCTAATACAAAATGGGACAGCATCTGATGTAGGTTCCCATCTTGAATTTTTAGTCCCATCTGGATTGTCGTGTGTTGTGGCAGGAGGCTGGAGCAATATGGGATCAAGTTCTACGGAAGTTTCCTATAAAACAACCATACTTGCTAACAAAATGTTGCAAGCTTACTACCATGTTAATGGAACGCCTAACTTATAGCTTGAGCAATTTCTTACATTAGAGATTGTACGATCTATTTCCAATAAACTCTAATCTGAATACTTAAGCGAACCCAAGTCATCGGCTATATAAAAGGATTGATAAAAACTAGCTAGCACCGAATGATAAAGGGGTATCAACTTTGTTAGAACAGCCTCGTTTGGGATCGCTTTTACTACTTACGAGACTTACCAACTTAAAATGCTACTCAATATTGACACATGCCTATGATTGAAGATATTCAGACCAAAATTGCCAACGAACAATATGAGTTTTCTAAACATGCCGTCGATCAATCCATTATTCGCCAAATTCGTTTGCACGAGATCGTAGAAGCGATCGCTAATGGTCAAATCATTGAAGAATATCCCAACGACAAATACGCTCCTAGCTGTCTCATTTGTGGCATAACTCAAACTGGTAGAACAATTCATATCCAAAGCAGCTATCCTAGCCGCCCATTGGTTAAAATCATTACAGTCTATGAACCTGATCCGAATAAATGGAATAACGATTTCACAGTAAGGAGAAAAAACAATGAATAATGAAGAGCAACTTGTCGAAAAGTATGTAACCTACTCATTAGAACTAAACGACAAATTCATCCTGATTGAGAACGTTCCTGCTCGCGTAAACGAAGAAACAGGAGAACAATTCTTTGCTCCATCAACTGTGATGTTATTGCAAAAAATTATTTTGGATGGTCAAGAACCACAGCGTGTAATTCAGACACATGTTTATAGCTATGCCGCCTAATCTAGAGGCTAATTTTTTCTCCATTGATGGGATGTTTGGGAAGAGTTGAAGAGAATGGGAAAAAGTGCGATCGCTTTTATTATTTGCGAGACTTACTGATAGAAAAGGAGACATAAACATGACACTCAAAGAACTACAACCACAACTACTAGCCCTAACCCCCGAAGAAAAATCTCAAGCAATCCAAATATTAGTACAAAGCCTCAGCAACACATGGCAAGGCATTGAAAAAAATCCCAGAGTCATGGGCGGAGATGCTTGCATTCGACAAACCCGCATACCCGTATGGCTACTAGTAAGCCTCCAACGCCAAGGCGCAAGCGAAGCCTACATTCTCGAAGACTATCCTACCCTCTCTGCAACAGATCTAGTAAACGCATGGCGCTATGCCGAAACACACGTTGATGAGATAGAAGCCGCCATTCATAGGCAAGAGGCGGCTTAGCATGGCACGTCTCTACGCCGATGAGCAATTCCCTAGAATTGTCGTCAAACTGCTACGCGCACTAGGGCATGATATTTTGACAGTCCAAGAAGCAGGAAAAGCCAACCAAAGAATCCCCGATGAAGAAGTATTAGCCTTTGCGATCGCAGATAACCGCACTATATTAACGATTAATCGAAGTGACTTCATTCGACTGCATAATTTACAACCTAGCCATGCAGGTATTATCGTTTGTACAGAAGACCTCAATAGACAAAGACTAGCTAACCAAATTCATGAAGCAATCACCAATACAGCCGATCTAACCAACATACTAATTCGTATAAATCGTCCTAGCAAATAAAGATTGCTTCGCCATTAGCAGGATATTTGGAAAGAGTTGAGAGTGATTGGAGAAAAGGCAATCGCGGTTTGTAGCAACGGATAGATGCTCACAGGTTATGGAGACTGGATGGGCGATCGCTGTTAATATCAAAGAAGTTTTATAGGGCATAGGGCTATGACCACGACAGCAATTCGACCCATAACTATAGATGAGTTTTTGCAATTGCCAGAGACGAAACCAGCCTCTGAATTTATTCATGGACAAATCATACAGAAGCCAATGCCACAAGGAGAACATAGTTTATTACAAGGTACACTCTGCCAAACTATTAGCCAAATTGCTCAACCAAAGCAAATTGCTCTAGCCTTTCCAGAGTTACGCTGTGTTTTTGGTGGATTAGCGATTGTCCCAGACATAGCCGTATTTCGTTGGGAGAGAATCCCCCGTTCCCCATCAGGTCGCATCGCCAATCGTTTTGAAATTAATCCAGATTGGGCAATTGAAATTCTTTCTCCAGATCAACGATACAAGCAAGTTTTAGGTAAGCTGCTGCACTGTGCGGAATATGGTACTGAGCTAGGCTGGTTGCTTGATGCTGAGGATGAGAGCGTTTTGGTAGTAGATAGCGATCGCCGCGTTAGAGAATTTACAAATAGCGATCGCTTACCAGTTCTAACAGGAATTGATTTAGAACTGACGGTTGAGCAAGTTTTTAGCTGGCTAAGTCTTTAGCTCATTGATTTTTGTGATATCGCAGGTTGTGATGGTTAGATAGGCGATCACGCTTTTACTACCTGCAAGACTTAATGATGGGGCGATCGCCGAACTGACGTTAATACAAGTGGCTATAGCGATAACCATCAAATTAGGGCAAAATAACAGAGATGTGGTGCGACGGATAAGGACAAACTCTTCTAAAAAACGAGTTTTTAATGCTCAACTGAATGGGCAAGTTTGCTGCTCTTTTCATTTCTGCTTTTGCCAACTCATTAATTTTTCATGGCAGAAACAAGCTATAAGCACTGTATAACTATGATCAAAACCGCAATTACGAAGATCTCAATAGTAGGAATTTTCCCACTAATGTGTAGTCTCGCTCCTGCTCTAGATACGATCGCCTTAGCCCAAACCTTGCCTACCTCAACGAGTAAGATTGCTCAGAGTACTCCACTGGCAAACACAACAATTAAGCTGGTAGAAAGGGCAAATTCCTTAAGGGAGCAAAATCAACTTGATCGCGCTATGGCTTTATATCGCCAAGCGATCGCCACAAGTCCAGAGTTTGTACCTGCCTACTATGGTTTAGGAGTAACTTTGCGCCAAAAGGGGGACATTCAAGGTGCAATCGAAGCCCATCGCCAAGCAATTACCATTGATAAAAACTATACGCCTGCCTATTACGGGTTAGGGATTGCGCTGTATCAAAAAGGGGATACGAATGGCGCGATCGAGGCATATAACCAATTTATCCAACTTAGCAAAGCGGATACAAATCTTGCGCCTGTGTACTACAACTTGGGGCTTGCCCATGAGCGACGCAATAATATTGATGGAGCAATCAGCGCTTTTCGGAAGGCAATAGAATTTGATCCTAAATATGCCCTTGCCCATAACGGTTTAGGTACAGTGCTCCGTCGGCAAGGGAATCGTCAAGAAGCGATCGCAGCCTATCGTCGGGCGATCGAGCTTGCACCACAATATGCCGTTGCCCATTTTGCTTTAGGTATTTCTCTATATGAAGAAAGAGACTACGTAGGCTCAATTGATGCTTATAAACGGGTAGTCGCCATCGATCCTAATTTCCCTAATGTTTATTACAATCTGGGGCTAACCTATAACCAATTAGGTGATCACCAAAGTGCCATAGCTACTTTTCGTAAAGCGCTGGAGCAAGATCCTCGCAATGCCGATATTTATGCCGCATTGGGTAGCGCTCTATTGCGGGAAGAAAATATCCCCGAAGCGGCGGAAGCTTTTAAACGTAGTACCGAAATTAATCCCAAGGTAGCGAGTAATTTCAATGGCTTAGGGTTAGCCCTGCGTCGCCAAGGAGATCTTGAAGGAGCGATCGCTGCCTATGAGCAATCTATTTCCATTAACCCCAGCTATGCAGCCGCCTACAACAATCTCGGTCGGGTTCTGTCCGATCAAAATCGCAATAATGAAGCCATTGCCGCATTTCGCCGCGCGATCGCCCTTGACAACAGAAATGCCGTTGCCTATAGCAATCTAGGCAATCTTTTGCGCTCTCAAGGCAATATTGATGAGGCGATCGAGGCTTTCCAAAAAACCATTGCGATCGGCAAAGAAGATTTATGGGTGGACTATACCAGCTTAGGGCTTGCCTATGCCGATCGCGGTAAGTTAGGGGATGCCCAAACAGCCTATCTCAAGGCGCTAGATTTAAATCCCAAATTTGCCAAGGCTTATTTTGGTTTAGGCGCTTTGTATACCCTGAGAGGTGAAGTGAGTAATGCCATTCGCTCCTATCAAGAGGCTCTTAAGCTATACGAAGAAACACGCGAGGCTGAATGGATTAAGCGGACTCAGCAAGCAATTCAAGCATTGCAAGGAATTACCTAAAGTAAATAACTTAGGAATAACTTAGGGCATCATCAAACATTGCCCTAAGTCATTGACTTGAGGCATGTTACAGCGCTTTGCGCTTAATTAGAACCCAGAAATATTTTTGAAAGCGGCGCTTCGCGCCGCTTTCAAAAATATTTCTGTACTACTCAAAGCCTCAATAGACTGTAATGGATGTGGCAAGTATATAAACACCAATAGCAGCTTAACGAATCTCTACAAGTTCACCTATGCCAACACAGGCAATTCGATCCTGCTCTGGAATAAACAAATAAGCATCTTTACCAGAAATATTCACACAGTAGCCAATCCACCTCATGCTGATATGGCGAAATTTTCGGTTATTTACATATGGATTATTAACATTCAAATCGCTCACCTCTTCATTAATAAAAAACTAGCCATCTTGCTATAGAGCGGTGCTAATTCATGTGTAGACTTTTGAATTTGAAAAAACGCCCCGCAGGGTCGCTTTTTATCAACTATTTAGGATTTTCTATACGATATATCAAACACAGTTTGAGAACTCTTAAATGAAATAGGAGTTTTCAGAGATGATATGACCTAGATTTTAAGTATTTGGATATTTTAGAGAATGCGTCCTTCTCGATAGGCATGTATAAGGATTAATCTTAATAATCAAGATTTTTCAAAGAAAAACCTGCTCTTCTTTTTGCCAAAAAATTACCAATCTATAGGTTTGTAACAGCTATCCCACCCAATCACAACAACCTAGTCTGGAGTCGATGTCCTAATATCCTTGGCGACATCTATAACTGTAGCGATCGCGCTTTGAGATTGTTATAAGCTTACATAGTTGATGGATTGTGCAGCACAAAGCAAAGTACAAACCATAAAAAATTAATTATGGAGTTTTAAATATAAGCATGGGATTTTTAGAAGGTCAGGTGGCGATCGTCACAGGTGCATCGAGAGGGATTGGACGGGCGATCGCCGTAGCACTCGCAGGTGAAGGCGCAAAGGTAATTGTGAACTATGCGAGTTCGGTCACAGCTGCCGAAGAAGTAGTTGCAGAAATCAAAAGCAAAGGTGGTGAGGCGATCGCTCTCCATGCCGATGTGTCCCACGAAGCGCAGGTTGATAGCTTGGTAAAATCAGCGATCGATACTTGGGGACGAGTGGATGTATTGGTCAATAATGCTGGCATTACCCGCGATACGCTCCTGCTGCGAATGAAGCTAGAGGATTGGCAATCGGTGATCGACCTCAACCTGACGGGCGTATTCCTCGCTACCCGTGCTGTATCCAAAATCATGCTCAAGCAAAAGTCAGGACGGATTATTAATATTGCCTCCGTTGCAGGACAAATGGGCAATCCTGGTCAGGGCAATTACAGTGCTGCTAAAGCTGGCGTAATCGGCTTTACCAAAACCGTTGCTAAGGAAATGGCAAGTCGTGGCGTTACCGTCAATGCGGTTGCTCCCGGATTTATTGCTACTGACATGACCGCAGATTTGAAGAATACTGAAGAAATTCTTAAATTTATTCCCCTCGGTCGCTATGGTCAGCCTGAAGAAATTGCAGGGATGGTGAGATTTCTTGCTGCTGATCCTGCGGCGGCTTACATCACTGGTCAGGTATTTAATGTCGATGGTGGCATGGTCATGGCTTAGATTAGAGAAGGGTGCAAAAGCACCCTTCTCTAAGTTTATGGAATTAAGAGGGATCTTATGCGTCGCACCTTGAAAATTTTGCTAATTGGCATATTGGGGATTTTGTGTATGGTAATTAGTCCCCATCCTGCGATCGCCTCACCCGTCAGCACAACTGCCAAACTAGCCGCGATTGATTTCACGAAGCAACAGACGATTACAGTTAATGTCAGTCTCAGTAATGCCGCTAACGAATTAAAATTTACGCCTGATCGCTTTACCTTTAACGCAGGCAAGCGTTACAAACTGATCCTCAGTAATCCTAGCGGCATGAAACATTATTTCACCAGCAAAGATTTTGCTGATGCGGTCTGGACGCAGAACGTCGTGGCTGGCAATGTGGAAATTAAGGGCAATATCCGCGAATTAGAACTAAAGCCTAATGCCACTGCTGAATGGACTTTTGTGCCAATTAAATCAGGAACCTATGAACTGCATTGTGCGATCGCTGGTCACACCGAAGCAGGAATGCGTGGCAGCATCACAATTCAACCAAGCATTTAATTGATATTTATTATTTGCTTAGCTTTCTGTGTAAGTACTTCATCCATCCAAGCATTTATGCTTTTACCAACTTTAGTAGCAGCAAGATGGATTAACTTGTGATGATCAGGCGTAGTCCGAAAAGGTAGCTTACCTGAATAAGGTTTATCAGGATCTTTTCCCCGTTCTGCACAAAACTCTAAATAATCATCTACCCCATCTTTAAAGTCCTGAGTTGCTTCCTCAATAGTTTTACCTCGAAATGTAATTACATCAGTGATGTCTAAGATTCGACCATGTAAAATAGCCGACTCAATATCAACTTCAATTTTTCCCGTATATCCTTTATAAGTAATAATGCTCATATATTCCTGTTTTTCTCTGCGAGTTTTGAATTAACGGGGGCAGTTATAATCCTGCCCCCATGTATTTATCTAATTTTCATTAGTTGTTATTCTTCAGGTAAACATCCTGCCGCCTCCAAAAAATCACGCAAATCTTTGACTACATATCTCTTTATTTCTGGAGTGGGATGGGGCTCATGAAAGTGACCATCTTTACCATTTAACTCAAACATAACTCTTGACCCTCTTCCTTCCTTTATTTTTCCACCTAAACTTTTTATTAATCTTTTTACATCATCAAATCTAATATCTGAGCTTATAGGGTCTTCAAAAATTGCTTTTAGGATTTTCTTATTTTTAGTGTTCAAAAGTTTGAACCTCTTTTTTCTAAAGAACTTCTTTATGATATCACTTTTTGATATCATTGTCAAAATATTTAGACACCAATATATTTCTAATTCAGCTCTAGTCTAGGGATTACATACTCATGCGTTCGATATTTGCAATTTTTCTTACTTTATTTTTATTTTTTCATTCCGCAGCGATCGCACCAGTACAGGCGCAACTAAATATTACCGAAGCAGAATCTAATCAACTGGATGACCTCGTTAAAAAAGCTTTTGCTGCCACGGATGCGGGCGAATTTCCCAAGGCTGAATGGTATTGGACAGACTTAATCAAGCTCTATCCCAATAATGCCGCAGGTTGGAGCAATCGAGGCAATGCCAAAATGAGTCAAAATCGCCCACAGGAAGCCCTCGAAGATTACAACAAATCCGTAGAGCTTGCACCAAATTTTCCTGATCCTTACCTCAATCGTGGGGCAGCTTTAGAAGGTTTGGGCAAATGGGAGGAGGCGATCGCCGATTATGATCGCGTGTTAGCCATCGATCCCCAAGATGCGGCTGCCTATAACAATCGTGGTAATGCCAAGGCTGGGTTAGGTAAATGGCAAGAGGCGATCGCTGATTATCAAAAAGCGATGCAGGTAAATTCGCGATTTAGTACTGCCTTTGGTAATAATGCGATCGCTTTGTATGAGGTCGGTGTTCAAACTGGTGATACCAATACTGCAATCAAGGCGATGAAAAATATCCTACGCAAATATCCTAATTACACCGATGTGCGGGCGGCTCTCACTGCAGCTCTCTGGGCTGACAAGAAACAGGGCGAAGCGGAAAGTAATTGGGTATCTGTAGAAAATCTCGATCCACGCTACCGAGATATTAATTGGGTCAAAAATATTCGTCGCTGGCCCCCATCCCTAGTTGATGCCCTCGAAAAATTTCTCACTTTAAAATAAATAAAAAAGCGGCGCATAGCGTCGCTTTTTTATTTATTAATTACTTGCAGGATTACTTGCGGGGATAGAAAACTTAACTTCACGGCGTTGTTGGTTTTTAAAACTAGAAACCGCTTCATCGAAAGACTCAGCTTGATCAGCTCTAAACTTTTCAGGAGAACGACCTCCAGCGAGATTAATGTTATTTATCAACTGAAGTAAGTTGAGATTACTACCACCGATATTGAGGGAGCCTTTTTCTTGCTGTTGGGCTTCCCGCAAGGTTTGCTCAGATAATGTCGTTGCCGTATTTACTTGCGCGATCGCCCCAGCCGCAGTAAACATTGTGGCTGAGACTAAACTTGTCGCAACTACAGAAATGGTCTTGCCGATCATCGGTTTAGCTCCTTGGTAACATCTACTTACTAGTCTATATCAAATTTTTTGAGTAGCGTAGAACTCAACGGGGAAGTACGCCTAAATCTACGCAGCATGTGCTAAGGGGAAACGAATTTCAATCGCTTCAAAGGGTACAGAAACCATACCATCTTCAGATCGTTCAATAAGTCCCAGTTCCCATAGACGCGACACATCAGTGTGAACGTTTGAATAGTTACGTTCGGCAGTTTTCGCAAGGGCATACATGCTACTAGCTCCAATACGACTAAGTGTATCGAGTAAATCGAGGCGGGCTGGTGTCAACTCGGAAAATAAAGCGCGAGCTGACTCGAAACTCAGATGGTAGTCAGGCGATTGTCCTTGCTGAGAGTTAGCAATTTGCTGTTTAACAGCCCCGAAGATGGAACCGTTACGACTTAATTCAATAATTGCCTTCATAGGTTACTCCATTCGTTCACATCTTGCTCGAAATCGGCTAGAAGCTGTTCAAGTGTAGAGAAATTGTAGTCTTTCTCTTGATCTCCGTAATGGCGGTGGTCTCCTTTGCCACGCTCATTATCGTAACGAACTCGACATATGCCAGAAGCACCATAGTAAAGTCGGTACTTGTATCTATGCTTAGATGGGAATATAGATTCAGGAACTTCCCAAATCACAACTTCGATTATCGAACCATCGTCGCGGACTTCTTTAGCTCTTGCAATCAGAATAGCTGTAATATATTGCATATTAGCAATATATTATGCGGAATGTCCAAGAAACGAAAAACAACAGATATTTTTGTTCAAATGTTTACTGGTTTGGGTATAAATTAGATGGAATAGTCTAATGAGAAGGACTTGGTGTCCTTGGGTTCAATATAAACATTTTGCTGTGGTTGTAAATCTAACTCATTAAAACGTTCACGGGTGAGGTGAGCAGTTAATACCTGTCCATCATCTAGTACTAGCTCAGCTTGAACTTCCCAACCAAGATTAATGATTCTATTGATCCTTGCTGCTATAGAAGTACTAGTTGGCTCAATCTCAATCAGAATATCGCGAGGACGAATATAAAGATCACCTTTACCATTCTGTTCGTGAGTTTGCTGGAATTTGCTAACTTGTTCGCTTTTAACTGGCAATACATTCACAGGTCCAATAAAGCTCATCACAAAAGGCGTAGCAGGATTGTCATAAACTTCCGCAGGTGTGCCAATCTGCTCAATTTTGCCTTGATTCATCACCACGATTTGATCGGATACTTCCATCGCTTCTTCTTGGTCGTGGGTGACAAATACACTGGTGACATGGACTTCATCATGGAGACGGCGTAGCCATGCACGCAATTCTTTACGGACTTTAGCATCTAGCGCTCCAAACGGCTCATCGAGCAGCAATACACTAGGTTGTACAGCAAGGGCGCGGGCAAGGGAGACTCTTTGGCGCTGTCCACCCGATAGTTGTGAGGGGTAGCGGTTGCCAAGTCCTTTGAGTTGAATGAGTTCAAGTAGCTCCTCTACGCGATCGGCAATTTTTGCCTTAGGTAGTTTGCGGACTTCTAGCCCGAAGCCAATATTTTGACGAATAGTCATGTGCTTGAACAGCGCATAATGCTGAAACACGAACCCAATGTTGCGATCGCGGACATCTTGATCGGTTGCGTCTTTACCTGTGAGAAAGATTTTGCCACTATCGGGAGATTCTAAACCTGCAATTACTCGCAATAATGTGGATTTACCAGAGCCAGAAGGTCCTAATAGCGCAACGAGTGAGCCAGTTTTGACCTCAAGATTAATATTATCGAGGGCTACATAATCGCCAAACTTCTTATTTACATTTTCTACAACAATGCCCACGTTGCACTTGCCTCAAATTGTCTTGAAATGACCGACGGTATAGCTTTTAAGAAAGTATAGGTTGTACAAATCTACAGTTATCCTGTGAGTTTACCGTTGATTAGGTGTATTCATATATTACAGTACTTCTTGTGGATCGCAAACCCAAAAACTAAATATAGTTGTAGTCACTCTAAAACTCAAAAGAGCGTTACAGCGCTTCATCCTACAACGCTCTTTTGGGTTTTGAGAGCGCTATAATATT from Pseudanabaena sp. Chao 1811 encodes the following:
- a CDS encoding sulfate/molybdate ABC transporter ATP-binding protein, producing MGIVVENVNKKFGDYVALDNINLEVKTGSLVALLGPSGSGKSTLLRVIAGLESPDSGKIFLTGKDATDQDVRDRNIGFVFQHYALFKHMTIRQNIGFGLEVRKLPKAKIADRVEELLELIQLKGLGNRYPSQLSGGQRQRVSLARALAVQPSVLLLDEPFGALDAKVRKELRAWLRRLHDEVHVTSVFVTHDQEEAMEVSDQIVVMNQGKIEQIGTPAEVYDNPATPFVMSFIGPVNVLPVKSEQVSKFQQTHEQNGKGDLYIRPRDILIEIEPTSTSIAARINRIINLGWEVQAELVLDDGQVLTAHLTRERFNELDLQPQQNVYIEPKDTKSFSLDYSI